A window of the Syntrophobacterales bacterium genome harbors these coding sequences:
- a CDS encoding formate--tetrahydrofolate ligase: protein MPYDPTVMADWQICEAAETHMKSLDQLGEEMGLKRDEVLPYGRIGRINFQQIVGRLDGKADGKYIEVTAITPTPLGEGKTTTSIGLMEGLGKRGKNVGGAIRQPSGGPTMNLKGSAGGGGNAQVIPLTEFSLGLTGDINSIMNAHNLAMVALTSRLQHERNYSDDELWKRNLRRLRIDPSNIPMGWAIDFCAQALRNIVIGLGGRMNGFTMQSHFDIAVSSEMMAILSIAKDLKDLRERIGKITVAYDVMGKSVTAEDLEVAGAMTAFMRESINPTLLQTIEGQPILVHAGPFANIAIGQSSIIADRVGLKLFDYHVTESGFASEIGFEKFWNVKCRISGLKPNVSVITATIRALKMHGGGPRVAPGLPLAAEYRENNLPLLEKGIPNLLHHIRIVKLSGIKPVVCINAFSTDTKEEVALVRRYAEAEGARVAVSHHWLKGGDGALELADAVIDACREEPDFRFLYPMEMPLKERVELIATELYGADSVLWIPEAEEKVRKLEADPEKKDYFTMMVKTHLSLSHDPELKGVPKGWRLPVRDILVYTGAKFLCPVTGTISLMPGTGSDPSFRRIDVNTETGGVTGLF from the coding sequence ATGCCCTACGACCCGACGGTAATGGCCGACTGGCAGATATGCGAGGCCGCAGAAACACATATGAAGTCTCTTGATCAGCTCGGAGAAGAAATGGGGCTTAAGAGAGACGAGGTACTTCCTTACGGAAGAATCGGGAGGATCAATTTCCAGCAGATAGTAGGGAGGCTTGACGGGAAGGCTGACGGGAAGTATATAGAAGTGACCGCAATAACTCCGACGCCTCTCGGAGAGGGGAAGACGACCACCTCAATAGGATTGATGGAGGGTCTCGGCAAAAGAGGAAAGAACGTAGGCGGTGCGATCCGACAACCCTCGGGCGGGCCCACGATGAACCTGAAAGGAAGCGCTGGCGGAGGGGGAAACGCACAGGTGATTCCCTTGACCGAATTTTCCCTTGGATTAACAGGTGATATTAACAGTATAATGAACGCCCATAACCTCGCCATGGTAGCTCTAACGTCCCGCCTGCAACATGAGCGGAACTATAGCGATGATGAGCTCTGGAAGCGAAATCTCCGTCGCCTGAGAATTGATCCAAGTAATATTCCCATGGGGTGGGCCATAGACTTCTGCGCTCAGGCCCTCCGGAACATCGTGATTGGCCTCGGCGGCAGGATGAACGGATTTACCATGCAATCCCATTTTGATATTGCCGTGAGCTCCGAAATGATGGCCATACTCTCCATCGCCAAGGATCTGAAGGATCTCAGGGAACGGATTGGCAAGATTACCGTTGCCTATGATGTTATGGGGAAGTCGGTGACTGCGGAGGATTTGGAGGTTGCCGGGGCAATGACCGCGTTCATGCGGGAAAGTATCAATCCCACACTTCTTCAGACCATAGAAGGCCAGCCCATCCTGGTCCATGCCGGACCGTTCGCCAATATTGCCATAGGCCAGTCTTCAATTATCGCCGACCGCGTGGGTCTGAAACTTTTCGACTATCATGTGACGGAAAGCGGGTTTGCCTCCGAGATAGGCTTCGAGAAGTTCTGGAATGTGAAATGCAGGATCAGTGGATTGAAGCCGAACGTTTCGGTCATTACTGCCACTATCAGGGCCCTGAAGATGCACGGAGGCGGACCCAGGGTTGCCCCGGGATTGCCACTGGCCGCTGAATACCGAGAAAATAACCTCCCTCTCCTTGAAAAGGGCATACCCAATCTCCTGCACCACATTCGAATCGTGAAGCTTTCAGGCATAAAGCCCGTGGTCTGCATCAACGCCTTCTCCACCGATACAAAGGAAGAGGTTGCCCTCGTCAGAAGATATGCCGAAGCCGAAGGCGCCCGAGTTGCCGTGTCCCACCACTGGTTGAAGGGAGGTGACGGCGCGCTTGAGTTGGCCGATGCAGTAATCGACGCGTGCAGGGAAGAACCTGATTTCCGCTTCCTCTACCCCATGGAGATGCCTCTAAAGGAGAGAGTGGAACTGATCGCCACAGAACTTTACGGTGCTGACAGTGTCTTGTGGATTCCCGAAGCAGAGGAGAAAGTCAGGAAATTGGAGGCGGATCCCGAGAAGAAAGACTATTTCACCATGATGGTGAAGACCCATCTGAGCCTTTCCCATGACCCGGAGTTGAAAGGAGTGCCAAAAGGGTGGAGACTTCCGGTCAGAGATATCCTCGTCTACACGGGAGCGAAATTTCTCTGTCCTGTTACGGGCACCATAAGCCTTATGCCCGGCACCGGTTCCGATCCGTCATTCCGGAGGATAGACGTGAACACGGAGACAGGCGGGGTTACGGGCTTGTT